Within Henriciella litoralis, the genomic segment CTTTGGAGGCGAGATCGGCAAGATACTCTTCCATCTCCAGAAGGCCCTCACTGCCCTCCACGACATACTGTACCAGGCCGATACGTTCCGCGAAGGCCGCGTCAAAGCTCTCAGCCGACACAAATAGCGCCTTGGCCCAGCGTGGCCCGATCGCGGAGATCACATAGGGGCTGATGGTGGCAGGCGTCAGGCCCAGGCGTACCTCGGAAAAGCGGAACTTGGCGTCCGTCATGGCCACAGCGATGTCGCAAGCAGCAACAAGTCCGGCGCCGCCGCCCATGGCCGCGCCCTGCACCAGAGCAACCGTCATCTGCGGCAACTCGGACAGTTTGCGAAGCATCTCCGCGAGCTTGAAGGCGTCCTCTTCATTCTCATGGCGTGAATAGTCAGCGGCCGCTTTCATCCACTCCAGGTCTGCGCCAGCCGAGAAGCTCGGCCCGTTTCCGCGCAGGATGACCATGCGGATGGTGGTCTGCTCTTCCAGCGTCGTCAGTGCATCGGTCAGCTCATCGATCACAATGGCGTTGAACGC encodes:
- a CDS encoding enoyl-CoA hydratase-related protein — protein: MAYETISLDATPGGIAVITLNRPDKHNAFNAIVIDELTDALTTLEEQTTIRMVILRGNGPSFSAGADLEWMKAAADYSRHENEEDAFKLAEMLRKLSELPQMTVALVQGAAMGGGAGLVAACDIAVAMTDAKFRFSEVRLGLTPATISPYVISAIGPRWAKALFVSAESFDAAFAERIGLVQYVVEGSEGLLEMEEYLADLASKAAPGAVADAKRLVLDLAGAEIDHGLSHETAKRIAARRASDEGREGLSAFLEKRKPNWAE